The Cervus canadensis isolate Bull #8, Minnesota chromosome 9, ASM1932006v1, whole genome shotgun sequence genome contains a region encoding:
- the KCTD12 gene encoding BTB/POZ domain-containing protein KCTD12, with product MALADSTRGLPNGGGGGGGGGSGSSSSSAEPPLFPDIVELNVGGQVYVTRRCTVVSVPDSLLWRMFTQQQPQELARDSKGRFFLDRDGFLFRYILDYLRDLQLVLPDYFPERSRLQREAEYFELPELVRRLGAPQQPGPGPPPPHSRRGVQKEGSLGDDLLPLGSAEPEQQEGASAGAPSPTLELASRSPSGGAAGPLLTPSQSLDGSRRSGYITIGYRGSYTIGRDAQADAKFRRVARITVCGKTSLAKEVFGDTLNESRDPDRPPERYTSRYYLKFNFLEQAFDKLSESGFHMVACSSTGTCAFAGSTDQSEDKIWTSYTEYVFCRE from the coding sequence ATGGCTCTGGCCGACAGCACTCGTGGATTACCCAACgggggtggcggcggcggcggcggcggcagcggctcCTCGTCGTCCTCGGCGGAGCCGCCGCTCTTCCCCGACATCGTGGAGCTGAACGTGGGCGGCCAGGTGTATGTGACCCGGCGCTGCACCGTGGTGTCGGTGCCCGACTCGCTGCTCTGGCGCATGTTCACGCAGCAGCAGCCGCAAGAGCTAGCCCGGGACAGCAAAGGCCGCTTCTTTCTGGACCGCGACGGCTTCCTCTTCCGCTACATCTTGGATTACCTGCGGGACTTGCAGCTCGTGCTGCCCGACTACTTCCCCGAGCGCAGCCGGCTGCAGCGCGAGGCCGAGTACTTCGAGCTGCCCGAGCTCGTGCGCCGCCTCGGGGCGCCCCAGCAGCCCGGccccgggccgccgccgccgcactCCCGGCGCGGGGTGCAGAAGGAGGGCTCGCTGGGCGACGATCTGCTGCCGCTCGGCTCCGCCGAGCCGGAGCAGCAGGAGGGCGCCTCGGCCGGGGCGCCGTCGCCCACGCTGGAGCTGGCTAGCCGCAGCCCGTCCGGGGGCGCGGCGGGCCCGCTGCTTACGCCGTCGCAGTCGTTGGACGGCAGCCGGCGCTCGGGCTACATCACCATCGGCTACCGCGGCTCCTACACGATCGGGCGGGACGCGCAGGCAGACGCCAAATTCCGGCGAGTGGCGCGCATCACGGTGTGCGGCAAGACGTCGCTGGCCAAGGAGGTGTTCGGGGACACCCTGAACGAGAGCCGGGACCCCGACCGGCCCCCGGAGCGCTACACCTCGCGCTATTACCTCAAGTTCAACTTCCTGGAGCAGGCCTTCGACAAGCTGTCCGAGTCGGGCTTCCACATGGTGGCGTGCAGTTCCACGGGCACCTGCGCCTTCGCCGGCAGCACCGACCAGAGCGAGGACAAGATCTGGACTAGCTACACCGAGTACGTCTTCTGCAGGGAGTGA